From the Streptomyces syringium genome, one window contains:
- a CDS encoding extracellular solute-binding protein: MPLSARVTAPAVLLAAAGLTAVTACAPATSVNGARGDARTGTLRVWLFREVDNKPKEAVVREAVAAFTADHRGVKVDVAYIPVDTRAQRIKAAFNDPKSAPDLVEYGNTDTAGYVRDGGLADVTADLATWADAKDTDPAAKRSVTVDGKQYGAPLFVGVRALYYRTDVFRELGLKPPETLDGLAATARTIHKERPGLYGLVVGGAYTYGAMPFVWAHGGDMARRQGRRYVSALDSDTAKKGIKAYTDLFGAQNCPASKCARMGGNDTVQAFASGKAAMAIGGDFSHRAVENGKVKGSYAVVPLPGVRRGQIAPAFAGGNNLGVLKSSAHRTLAVDLMKSLAGKRTQARLFDAMGFLPTYTDVRREAARRQPFVEPFVRTLAAGAKSVPASPGWAAVDAGQVLPTMFQEIVSGRRSVDAAAGRAARKMNEAFAK; encoded by the coding sequence ATGCCGCTGTCCGCCCGCGTCACCGCCCCGGCGGTGCTCCTCGCGGCGGCGGGGCTCACCGCCGTCACCGCGTGCGCCCCCGCCACCTCCGTCAACGGCGCGCGGGGCGACGCGCGGACCGGCACGCTGCGCGTCTGGCTCTTCCGCGAAGTCGACAACAAACCCAAGGAGGCGGTGGTCCGCGAGGCCGTCGCCGCCTTCACCGCCGATCACCGGGGCGTCAAGGTCGACGTCGCCTACATTCCCGTCGACACCCGCGCCCAGCGGATCAAGGCCGCCTTCAACGACCCGAAGAGCGCCCCCGACCTCGTCGAGTACGGCAACACCGACACCGCCGGGTACGTGCGGGACGGCGGACTCGCCGACGTCACCGCCGACCTCGCCACCTGGGCCGACGCCAAGGACACCGACCCGGCGGCCAAGAGGTCCGTGACCGTGGACGGCAAGCAGTACGGTGCGCCGCTGTTCGTGGGCGTCCGGGCGCTGTACTACCGCACCGACGTCTTCCGCGAGCTGGGACTCAAACCCCCGGAAACCCTGGACGGGCTGGCCGCCACGGCACGGACGATCCACAAGGAACGCCCCGGGCTCTACGGCCTGGTGGTGGGCGGCGCCTACACCTACGGGGCCATGCCCTTCGTCTGGGCGCACGGCGGCGACATGGCGAGGCGTCAGGGCCGCCGCTACGTCTCCGCCCTCGACAGTGACACCGCGAAGAAGGGCATCAAGGCCTACACGGACCTCTTCGGCGCGCAGAACTGCCCCGCGAGCAAGTGCGCCCGGATGGGGGGCAACGACACCGTGCAGGCCTTCGCGTCCGGCAAGGCCGCCATGGCCATCGGCGGGGACTTCAGCCACCGGGCCGTCGAGAACGGCAAGGTCAAGGGCTCCTACGCGGTCGTGCCCCTGCCCGGTGTGAGGCGGGGGCAGATAGCCCCGGCCTTCGCGGGCGGGAACAACCTCGGGGTGCTCAAGAGCAGCGCGCACCGCACGCTCGCCGTGGACCTGATGAAGTCCCTGGCCGGCAAGCGCACCCAGGCCCGACTCTTCGACGCCATGGGCTTTCTGCCCACCTACACCGACGTACGGCGCGAAGCCGCACGCCGGCAGCCCTTCGTCGAACCCTTCGTCCGCACCCTCGCGGCGGGCGCGAAGTCGGTGCCCGCCTCACCGGGCTGGGCGGCCGTCGACGCCGGGCAGGTGCTGCCGACCATGTTCCAGGAGATCGTGAGCGGCCGGAGGAGCGTCGACGCGGCGGCCGGACGGGCGGCCCGGAAGATGAACGAGGCGTTCGCGAAGTGA
- a CDS encoding DUF3039 domain-containing protein, with product MSTLEPERGAGTGTLVEPTPQVSHGDGDHERYAHYVQKDKIMESALSGSPVVALCGKVWVPGRDPKKYPVCPMCKEIFETMGPGGDKDKGGKGGDKK from the coding sequence ATGAGCACTCTTGAGCCCGAGCGCGGGGCAGGGACCGGCACCCTCGTAGAGCCGACGCCGCAGGTGTCGCACGGCGACGGCGACCACGAGCGCTACGCCCATTACGTCCAGAAGGACAAGATCATGGAGAGCGCGCTCTCCGGTTCTCCGGTCGTGGCACTGTGCGGCAAGGTCTGGGTCCCCGGGCGCGACCCGAAGAAGTACCCGGTCTGTCCCATGTGCAAGGAGATCTTCGAGACCATGGGCCCCGGTGGCGACAAGGACAAGGGCGGCAAGGGCGGCGACAAGAAGTAG
- a CDS encoding YqgE/AlgH family protein yields MTEVSSLTGRLLVATPALADPNFDRAVVLLLDHDEAGSLGVVLNRPTPVGVGDILASWAALTGEPGVVFQGGPVSLDSALGVGVVPGEPHDRSSPGLKAARGGPGETAEAADAADTVVAGDGPLGWRRVHGAIGLVDLEAPPELLAAALGSLRIFAGYAGWGPGQLEEELVEGAWYVVESEPGDVSSPDPEQLWRAVLRRQRNELAMVATYPDDPSLN; encoded by the coding sequence ATGACCGAGGTGTCCTCGCTCACAGGACGGCTGCTTGTCGCGACTCCGGCGCTCGCTGACCCGAACTTCGACCGCGCGGTGGTGCTGCTCCTCGACCACGACGAGGCGGGCTCCCTCGGAGTCGTCCTCAACCGCCCGACCCCGGTCGGCGTGGGCGACATCCTGGCGTCCTGGGCCGCGCTGACCGGCGAGCCGGGCGTGGTCTTCCAGGGCGGACCCGTCTCGCTGGACTCGGCGCTGGGGGTGGGTGTGGTGCCGGGCGAGCCGCACGACCGCAGCAGTCCGGGCCTGAAGGCCGCCAGGGGAGGCCCCGGGGAGACGGCGGAGGCTGCGGACGCGGCGGACACGGTCGTGGCCGGCGACGGCCCACTCGGATGGCGCAGGGTCCACGGCGCCATCGGACTGGTCGACCTGGAGGCACCGCCGGAGCTGCTGGCGGCGGCCCTCGGCAGCCTGCGGATCTTCGCGGGCTACGCGGGCTGGGGCCCCGGCCAGCTGGAGGAAGAGCTGGTCGAGGGCGCTTGGTACGTGGTCGAGTCCGAGCCGGGTGACGTCTCCTCGCCGGACCCCGAGCAGCTCTGGCGGGCCGTGCTGCGCCGCCAGCGCAACGAGCTCGCGATGGTCGCCACCTACCCGGACGACCCGAGCCTCAACTGA
- the murA gene encoding UDP-N-acetylglucosamine 1-carboxyvinyltransferase — MTGPDDVLLVHGGTPLEGEIRVRGAKNLVPKAMVAALLGSGPSRLRNVPDIRDVRVVRGLLQLHGVTVRPGDEPGELVLDPSHVESANVADIDAHAGSSRIPILFCGPLLHRLGHAFIPGLGGCDIGGRPIDFHFEVLRQFGATIEKREDGQYLEAPQRLRGCKIRLPYPSVGSTEQVLLTAVLAEGVTELSNAAVEPEIEDLICVLQKMGAIISMDTDRTIRITGVDSLGGYNHRALPDRLEAASWASAALATEGNIYVRGAQQRSMMTFLNTYRKVGGAFEIDDEGIRFWHPGGPLNAIALETDVHPGFQTDWQQPLVVALTQASGLSIVHETVYESRLGFTSALNQMGAHIQLYRECLGGSACRFGQRNFLHSAVVSGPTKLQGADLVIPDLRGGFSYLIAALAAQGTSRVHGIDLINRGYENFMTKLADLGAHVELPNGNHNHA; from the coding sequence ATGACCGGCCCTGACGATGTACTGCTTGTCCACGGCGGCACCCCGCTCGAGGGCGAGATCCGTGTCCGCGGCGCGAAGAACCTCGTGCCGAAGGCCATGGTCGCCGCGCTGCTCGGCAGCGGACCCAGCCGACTGCGCAACGTCCCCGACATCCGTGACGTGCGGGTGGTCCGCGGACTGCTGCAGCTGCACGGTGTGACGGTGCGCCCCGGTGACGAGCCCGGTGAGCTGGTCCTGGACCCCTCGCACGTGGAGAGCGCCAACGTCGCCGACATCGACGCGCACGCCGGCTCCTCCCGCATCCCGATCCTCTTCTGCGGCCCGCTGCTGCACCGGCTGGGCCACGCGTTCATCCCGGGCCTGGGCGGCTGCGACATCGGCGGTCGGCCGATCGACTTCCACTTCGAGGTGCTGCGCCAGTTCGGTGCGACCATCGAGAAGCGCGAGGACGGGCAGTACCTGGAGGCTCCGCAGCGGCTGCGCGGCTGCAAGATCCGCCTGCCGTACCCCTCGGTCGGTTCGACCGAGCAGGTGCTGCTGACCGCCGTGCTGGCGGAGGGCGTCACGGAGCTGTCCAACGCGGCCGTGGAGCCAGAGATCGAGGACCTCATCTGCGTACTGCAGAAGATGGGCGCGATCATCTCCATGGACACCGACCGGACCATCCGGATCACCGGTGTCGACTCGCTCGGCGGCTACAACCACCGCGCCCTGCCGGACCGCCTGGAGGCGGCCTCCTGGGCGAGCGCGGCGCTGGCCACCGAGGGCAACATCTACGTGCGCGGCGCCCAGCAGCGCTCGATGATGACCTTCCTCAACACCTACCGCAAGGTCGGCGGTGCCTTCGAGATAGACGACGAGGGCATCCGCTTCTGGCACCCGGGCGGCCCGCTCAACGCCATCGCGCTGGAGACGGACGTCCACCCGGGCTTCCAGACGGACTGGCAGCAGCCGCTGGTCGTCGCCCTGACGCAGGCCTCGGGCCTGTCCATCGTCCACGAGACGGTGTACGAGTCGCGGCTGGGCTTCACGTCCGCGCTCAACCAGATGGGTGCGCACATCCAGCTCTACCGCGAGTGCCTCGGCGGCTCGGCGTGCCGCTTCGGCCAGCGCAACTTCCTGCACTCGGCGGTCGTCTCCGGCCCCACCAAGCTGCAGGGCGCCGACCTGGTCATCCCCGACCTCCGCGGCGGCTTCTCGTACCTGATCGCGGCGCTGGCGGCCCAGGGCACGTCCCGGGTGCACGGCATCGACCTGATCAACCGCGGCTACGAGAACTTCATGACGAAGCTCGCGGACCTGGGCGCGCACGTGGAACTGCCGAACGGCAACCACAACCACGCCTGA
- a CDS encoding HU family DNA-binding protein: MNRSELVAALADRAEVTRKDADAVLAALAETVGEVVAKGDEKVTIPGFLTFERTHRAARTARNPQTGEPIQIAAGYSVKVSAGSKLKEAAKGK; this comes from the coding sequence ATGAACCGCAGTGAGCTGGTGGCCGCGCTGGCCGACCGCGCAGAGGTGACCCGCAAGGACGCCGACGCCGTTCTGGCCGCCCTCGCCGAGACCGTCGGTGAGGTCGTCGCCAAGGGCGACGAGAAGGTCACCATCCCCGGCTTCCTGACCTTCGAGCGCACCCACCGCGCCGCTCGCACCGCTCGTAACCCGCAGACGGGCGAGCCGATCCAGATCGCTGCCGGCTACAGCGTGAAGGTCTCCGCGGGCTCCAAGCTGAAGGAAGCCGCCAAGGGCAAGTAA
- a CDS encoding NAD-dependent malic enzyme, with protein sequence MATAPSVSYSMTVRLEVPASGTAVSQLTTAVESSGGSVTGLDVTASGHEKLRIDVTVAATSTAHADEIVGKLRGIEGVSLGKVSDRTFLMHLGGKIEMASKHPIRNRDDLSMIYTPGVARVCMAIAENPEDARRLTIKRNSVAVVTDGSAVLGLGNIGPKAALPVMEGKAALFKRFAGIDAWPICLDTQDSDEIVAIVKAIAPGFAGINLEDISAPRCFEIEARLREALDIPVFHDDQHGTAIVVLASLTNALRVVGKNISDVRVVMSGAGAAGTAILKLLIAAGVKHAVVADIHGVVHAAREDLVAASPGSALRWIADNTNPEGVTGTLKEAVRGADVFIGVSAPNVLNGEDVAAMAEGAIVFALANPDPEVEPGIARQTAAVVATGRSDFPNQINNVLVFPGVFRGLLDAQSRTVNTDMMLAAATALANVVTEDELNANYIIPSVFNDKVAGAVAGAVREAAKAAGASVTGTTTL encoded by the coding sequence ATGGCAACGGCGCCTAGCGTCTCGTACTCGATGACGGTCCGACTGGAGGTTCCCGCGAGCGGGACCGCGGTCAGCCAGCTCACCACGGCCGTGGAGTCCTCGGGCGGGTCGGTGACCGGCCTCGACGTCACCGCTTCCGGGCACGAGAAGCTGCGGATCGACGTCACCGTCGCCGCGACCTCCACCGCACACGCCGACGAGATCGTGGGCAAGCTCCGCGGCATCGAGGGCGTCTCGCTGGGCAAGGTCTCCGACCGCACGTTCCTGATGCACCTCGGCGGCAAGATCGAGATGGCGTCCAAGCACCCCATTCGCAACCGCGACGACCTCTCGATGATCTACACCCCCGGCGTCGCCCGCGTCTGCATGGCCATCGCGGAGAACCCCGAGGACGCCCGCCGCCTGACCATCAAGCGCAACTCCGTCGCCGTGGTCACCGACGGCTCCGCCGTCCTCGGCCTGGGCAACATCGGCCCCAAGGCCGCCCTGCCCGTCATGGAAGGCAAAGCCGCCCTCTTCAAGCGCTTCGCCGGCATCGACGCCTGGCCCATCTGCCTCGACACCCAGGACTCCGACGAGATCGTCGCCATCGTCAAGGCCATCGCCCCCGGCTTCGCCGGCATCAACCTCGAGGACATCTCCGCCCCCCGCTGCTTCGAGATCGAAGCCCGCCTGCGCGAAGCCCTCGACATCCCCGTCTTCCACGACGACCAGCACGGCACCGCCATCGTCGTCCTCGCCTCCCTCACCAACGCCCTGCGCGTCGTCGGCAAGAACATCAGCGACGTACGCGTCGTCATGTCCGGCGCCGGCGCGGCCGGCACCGCGATCCTGAAGCTCCTGATCGCGGCCGGCGTCAAGCACGCCGTCGTCGCCGACATCCACGGCGTCGTCCACGCCGCCCGCGAGGACCTCGTCGCCGCGAGCCCCGGCTCCGCGCTGCGCTGGATCGCCGACAACACCAACCCCGAAGGCGTCACCGGCACCCTCAAGGAAGCCGTGCGCGGCGCGGACGTCTTCATCGGCGTCTCCGCCCCCAACGTGCTGAACGGGGAGGATGTGGCCGCCATGGCCGAGGGCGCCATCGTCTTCGCGCTCGCCAACCCCGACCCCGAGGTCGAGCCCGGCATCGCCCGCCAGACCGCCGCCGTCGTCGCCACCGGCCGCTCCGACTTCCCCAACCAGATCAACAACGTCCTGGTCTTCCCCGGCGTCTTCCGCGGCCTGCTCGACGCCCAGTCCCGCACCGTCAACACCGACATGATGCTCGCCGCCGCCACCGCCCTCGCCAACGTCGTCACCGAGGACGAACTCAACGCGAACTACATCATCCCCAGCGTCTTCAACGACAAGGTCGCAGGCGCGGTCGCAGGCGCCGTCCGCGAGGCCGCCAAGGCCGCCGGAGCGTCTGTGACAGGCACCACGACCCTCTGA
- a CDS encoding HelD family protein — protein sequence MAAQNATDAHVVTEPDGVRDREIGAEQQHLDRVYRRLEEKIHEAEFLMDDAAKRGQVGTPGALAERDAQVFRAGVHLNRLNSEFEDFLFGRIDLLLGKDGKKGPDGAYTSVEPADDAVRDDRAEIAETLHIGRIGVLDADYAPLVIDWRAPAAAPFYRSTPVAPGRVVRRRVIRSKGRKVLGVEDDLLRPELTATLDGTELAVVGDGALMAALGQARSHTMRDIVASIQAEQDMVIRAPAASVTEVEGGPGTGKTAVALHRAAYLLYQDRRRYAGGILVVSPTPLLVAYTEGVLPSLGEEGQVAIRAVGNLVDGAEADTYDEPAVARIKGSSRMLKVLRKAVRGALDAPSAAPAAAAPAEDGQLSLDGLDSAAPAPGTPDRLRVVAFGGRVELGADDLRRIRQTVLGGTAPVNLLRPRARRLILDALWSKSGAGKRYSDPELLAEARQAFDEDISTEDYFLDFLAAWWPELTPRGVLAAMADERRLSRWARRVLNPREVRLLARSLKRLDEHGRGPLSVHDVALLDELETLLGVPFRPKQPREADPLAHLTGLEELMPERSETRRERAERLALERTDYAHVIVDEAQDLTPMQWRMVGRRGRTATWTIVGDPAQSSWSDPDEAGAARDEALGSRPRRRFELTVNYRNPAEIAELAAKVLALAMPGMRSPAAVRSTGVVPRFAVAGGDLAASVRDEALHLLADVDGTVGVVVPMGRRAEARRWLAGLGDRVVVLGSLEAKGLEYDATIVVTPAEIADESPAGLRVLYVALTRATQRLTVLSGERDDPDAEGVPDLLRD from the coding sequence GTGGCCGCGCAGAACGCCACGGACGCGCACGTGGTGACGGAACCGGACGGGGTCCGCGACCGCGAGATCGGTGCCGAACAGCAGCATCTCGACCGGGTGTACCGACGCCTCGAGGAGAAGATCCACGAGGCCGAATTCCTCATGGACGACGCCGCCAAGCGCGGCCAGGTGGGAACGCCTGGAGCGCTCGCCGAGCGGGACGCGCAGGTGTTCCGCGCCGGCGTGCACCTCAACCGGCTGAACAGCGAGTTCGAGGACTTCCTCTTCGGGCGGATCGACTTGCTGCTCGGAAAGGACGGCAAGAAGGGCCCGGACGGGGCGTACACCTCCGTCGAGCCCGCCGACGACGCGGTGCGGGACGACCGGGCGGAGATCGCCGAGACGCTGCACATCGGCCGCATCGGCGTGCTCGACGCGGACTACGCGCCGCTCGTCATCGACTGGCGGGCGCCCGCCGCCGCGCCCTTCTACCGGTCGACCCCGGTGGCGCCGGGCCGGGTGGTCCGCCGCCGGGTGATCCGGTCCAAGGGCCGCAAGGTCCTCGGCGTCGAGGACGACCTGCTGCGCCCCGAGCTGACCGCGACCCTGGACGGCACGGAGCTGGCGGTGGTCGGCGACGGCGCGCTGATGGCCGCGCTCGGCCAGGCCCGCAGTCACACCATGCGGGACATCGTCGCCTCCATCCAGGCCGAGCAGGACATGGTCATCCGCGCGCCCGCCGCGTCGGTGACCGAGGTCGAGGGCGGCCCGGGCACCGGCAAGACCGCCGTCGCCCTGCACCGCGCCGCCTACCTGCTCTACCAGGACCGCAGACGCTACGCGGGCGGCATCCTCGTCGTCTCCCCGACGCCGCTGCTCGTCGCCTACACCGAGGGCGTGCTGCCCTCGCTGGGCGAGGAGGGCCAGGTCGCGATCCGCGCGGTCGGCAATCTGGTCGACGGCGCCGAGGCCGACACGTACGACGAGCCCGCCGTCGCCCGGATCAAGGGCTCCTCGCGCATGCTCAAGGTGCTGCGCAAGGCCGTGCGGGGTGCGCTGGACGCGCCGTCCGCCGCCCCGGCGGCCGCCGCGCCGGCCGAGGACGGCCAGCTGTCGCTGGACGGCCTCGACTCCGCCGCCCCCGCGCCCGGGACACCCGACCGGCTGCGCGTGGTCGCCTTCGGCGGCCGGGTGGAGCTGGGCGCCGACGACCTGCGGCGCATCCGGCAGACCGTGCTCGGCGGCACCGCGCCCGTCAACCTGCTGCGGCCGCGAGCCCGGCGGCTGATCCTGGACGCGCTGTGGTCGAAGTCGGGCGCCGGCAAGCGTTACTCCGACCCGGAGCTGCTGGCCGAGGCGCGGCAGGCCTTCGACGAGGACATCTCCACCGAGGACTACTTCCTCGACTTCCTCGCCGCCTGGTGGCCGGAACTCACCCCGCGCGGGGTGCTCGCCGCGATGGCCGACGAGCGCAGGCTCTCCCGCTGGGCGCGCCGGGTGCTCAACCCGCGCGAGGTCCGGCTGCTGGCCCGGTCGCTCAAGCGGCTGGACGAGCACGGCCGGGGGCCGCTGTCCGTCCACGACGTGGCGCTGCTGGACGAGTTGGAGACGCTCCTCGGCGTCCCCTTCCGGCCCAAGCAGCCGCGCGAGGCGGACCCGCTGGCCCATCTCACCGGGCTGGAGGAGCTGATGCCCGAGCGCTCGGAGACGCGGCGCGAGCGGGCGGAGCGGCTGGCCCTGGAGCGTACGGACTACGCGCACGTCATCGTCGACGAGGCGCAGGACCTGACGCCCATGCAGTGGCGGATGGTCGGCCGCAGGGGCCGTACCGCCACCTGGACGATCGTCGGCGACCCGGCGCAGTCCTCCTGGTCCGACCCGGACGAGGCGGGCGCGGCCCGTGACGAGGCGCTGGGCAGCCGCCCGCGCCGCCGTTTCGAGCTGACGGTGAACTACCGCAACCCGGCCGAGATCGCCGAGCTGGCGGCCAAGGTGCTGGCCCTGGCCATGCCCGGCATGCGCTCCCCGGCGGCGGTCCGCTCGACGGGCGTCGTGCCGCGCTTCGCGGTCGCGGGCGGCGATCTGGCGGCGTCCGTGCGGGACGAGGCGCTGCACCTGCTGGCCGACGTGGACGGCACGGTCGGCGTCGTCGTGCCGATGGGGCGCCGCGCGGAGGCGCGGCGCTGGCTGGCCGGGCTCGGTGACCGGGTGGTCGTGCTGGGCAGCCTGGAGGCGAAGGGCCTGGAGTACGACGCGACGATCGTCGTGACGCCCGCCGAGATCGCCGACGAGTCCCCGGCGGGGCTGCGGGTGCTGTACGTGGCCCTGACCCGTGCGACGCAGCGGCTGACGGTCCTGTCGGGCGAGCGGGACGACCCGGACGCGGAGGGCGTGCCGGATCTTTTGCGGGACTGA
- a CDS encoding anti-sigma factor family protein, with protein sequence MNPPAQHTDVGAYALGVLDEADAARFEEHLAACDRCAAELDDLMGLSPLLDELKESSPDPGAPVTRPGPALLDRLLSEVNAVRRAQRTRRLCLVAAAAALIVAGPLVGAAVTAQDTPGHSTVSAAKEMYEEGDKIGTVDPVTQVDATVSLQSKPWGTHVALKLGNVKGPLSCDLVAVGKNGERQVVTTWAVPPGGYGLPKATEKWNRAPLYTHGGAALNRDQIDRFEVRTLDGKRLATVDNA encoded by the coding sequence ATGAACCCGCCGGCACAGCACACGGATGTGGGCGCCTACGCACTCGGCGTCCTCGACGAGGCGGACGCCGCCCGCTTCGAGGAGCACCTCGCCGCTTGCGACCGGTGCGCCGCCGAGCTGGACGACCTGATGGGCCTGTCCCCGCTGCTCGACGAACTCAAGGAATCCTCACCCGACCCCGGGGCGCCGGTCACCCGGCCCGGCCCGGCGCTCCTGGACCGGCTGCTGAGCGAGGTCAACGCCGTCCGCCGGGCGCAGCGCACCCGCCGCCTGTGCCTCGTCGCGGCCGCGGCCGCGCTGATCGTCGCGGGCCCCCTGGTCGGCGCCGCCGTCACCGCGCAGGACACGCCCGGCCACAGCACGGTGAGCGCGGCCAAGGAGATGTACGAGGAGGGCGACAAGATCGGCACCGTCGACCCCGTGACCCAGGTCGACGCGACGGTCTCCCTCCAGTCCAAGCCCTGGGGCACCCACGTCGCCCTCAAGCTCGGCAACGTCAAGGGCCCGCTGAGCTGCGACCTCGTCGCCGTCGGCAAGAACGGCGAACGGCAGGTCGTCACCACCTGGGCCGTGCCGCCGGGCGGCTACGGCCTGCCCAAGGCCACGGAGAAGTGGAACAGGGCGCCGCTGTACACGCACGGCGGAGCGGCCCTCAACCGTGATCAGATCGACCGGTTCGAGGTCCGCACGCTCGACGGCAAGCGGCTGGCGACGGTCGACAACGCCTGA
- a CDS encoding sigma-70 family RNA polymerase sigma factor has product MRALYDEHAGPLLGFVLRLVGGDRQRAEDVVQETLLRAWRNADRLRGASGSVRPWLVTVARRIVIDGHRSRQSRPREVDAGPLELIPAADEIERALRLMTISEALGDLTEAHREALIETYFKGRTVSEAAEVLGVPAGTVRSRVFYALRSMKLSLEERGVTA; this is encoded by the coding sequence ATGCGGGCGCTCTACGACGAGCACGCCGGCCCGCTCCTGGGCTTCGTGCTGCGCCTGGTCGGAGGCGACCGCCAGCGCGCCGAGGACGTCGTCCAGGAGACGCTGCTGCGCGCCTGGCGCAACGCCGACCGGCTGCGCGGCGCCTCGGGTTCCGTGCGGCCGTGGCTGGTGACCGTCGCCCGGCGCATCGTCATCGACGGCCACCGCAGCCGGCAGTCCCGGCCCCGGGAGGTCGACGCCGGTCCGCTGGAGCTGATACCCGCGGCCGACGAGATCGAGCGGGCGCTGCGCCTGATGACCATTTCCGAGGCACTGGGTGATCTGACCGAAGCACACCGAGAGGCTCTGATCGAGACCTATTTCAAAGGTCGTACGGTGAGCGAGGCGGCGGAAGTGCTGGGCGTACCGGCCGGGACCGTACGGTCCCGGGTCTTCTACGCGCTGCGCTCCATGAAGCTCTCGCTCGAGGAACGGGGAGTGACGGCATGA
- a CDS encoding CHRD domain-containing protein produces the protein MKRRSIVLATGATVAAAAVGITFAVIPADAKEDGAGRTESHGATHESGATGSLGSLSATNRGDAVFFAGSLNGIDEVPTAGGPAVGDKDGRAIAFLRVQGDEVSFAFSFRGIATPTAAHVHQGARGKNGAVKIPFFAKKLPDGRSTATGTVKVTDKKLLGALKSGPNGFYFNLHTGEFPGGAVRGQVHKLSAPHDMSNAVNSFQSSVVKGAQIYACTRKGDGTYGFTQDNVSATLGGSIAHSFVRSGGAPQWIARDGSAVTGKLVAKVPNGDGNIPELDLRAGQSGAARGLFAPVTEILRLNTRGGVAPAGACDPKRQPKVAVPYEADYVFVAK, from the coding sequence ATGAAGCGCAGGAGCATTGTTCTGGCCACCGGCGCAACTGTGGCCGCAGCCGCCGTCGGTATCACCTTCGCGGTGATCCCCGCCGACGCGAAGGAGGACGGCGCGGGCCGGACGGAGTCGCACGGCGCCACCCACGAGAGCGGCGCGACGGGCTCGTTGGGGTCCCTCAGCGCCACGAACCGGGGCGACGCCGTGTTCTTCGCGGGCAGCCTCAACGGCATCGACGAGGTGCCCACGGCGGGCGGTCCGGCCGTCGGCGACAAGGACGGGCGGGCGATCGCCTTCCTGCGCGTCCAGGGCGACGAGGTGTCGTTCGCCTTCTCGTTCCGGGGCATCGCGACGCCCACGGCCGCGCACGTCCACCAGGGTGCGCGGGGGAAGAACGGCGCGGTCAAAATCCCCTTCTTCGCGAAGAAGCTGCCCGACGGCCGCTCGACGGCGACCGGCACGGTGAAAGTCACGGACAAGAAGCTGCTCGGCGCGCTGAAGTCCGGCCCGAACGGCTTCTATTTCAATCTCCACACCGGCGAATTTCCCGGCGGGGCCGTGCGCGGCCAGGTCCACAAACTGAGTGCGCCGCACGACATGTCGAACGCCGTGAACAGCTTCCAGTCGTCGGTGGTGAAGGGCGCCCAGATCTACGCGTGCACGAGGAAAGGCGACGGGACGTACGGGTTCACTCAGGACAATGTCAGCGCCACGCTCGGGGGTTCCATCGCCCATTCCTTCGTACGGTCCGGGGGCGCCCCGCAGTGGATCGCGCGCGACGGTTCGGCGGTCACGGGGAAACTGGTCGCCAAGGTCCCGAACGGTGACGGAAACATTCCCGAACTCGACCTGCGGGCCGGGCAGTCGGGTGCCGCCCGGGGTCTCTTCGCCCCGGTCACGGAGATCCTGCGGCTCAACACACGGGGCGGCGTGGCCCCGGCGGGTGCGTGCGACCCGAAGCGGCAGCCGAAGGTGGCAGTGCCGTACGAGGCGGACTACGTGTTCGTGGCTAAGTAG
- a CDS encoding CGNR zinc finger domain-containing protein, whose product MAAARASYDLRFDSGRLCLDLLATVGGRPGEERLGSADQLRDWLFGAGVVPPGTPLGGVDAGWVGTFHAARELLQRVVHAEVDGRAADADLERVNALAVTAPPAVLAVRAGDGTLVRHIATAPGCDALVGQVARDAVDLLTDPVARGQLRRCAGETCSLVYLDTSRGRRRRWCSSEVCGNRERVARHRRRAIGGSGRG is encoded by the coding sequence ATGGCGGCGGCGAGGGCCTCCTACGACCTGCGGTTCGACTCCGGGCGGCTCTGTCTGGACCTGTTGGCCACCGTCGGCGGCCGACCGGGTGAGGAGCGGCTCGGCAGTGCGGATCAGCTGCGGGACTGGCTGTTCGGGGCCGGGGTCGTGCCGCCCGGCACGCCGCTCGGCGGCGTGGACGCCGGCTGGGTCGGCACGTTTCACGCGGCGCGTGAGCTGTTGCAGCGGGTCGTGCACGCGGAGGTCGACGGGCGGGCCGCCGATGCGGATCTGGAGCGGGTCAACGCCCTCGCCGTGACCGCGCCGCCCGCCGTGCTCGCCGTCCGGGCCGGGGACGGGACGCTCGTCCGTCACATCGCCACCGCGCCCGGCTGCGACGCCCTCGTGGGGCAGGTCGCCCGGGACGCGGTGGATCTGCTCACCGACCCCGTTGCCCGGGGGCAACTGCGGCGGTGCGCGGGGGAGACCTGTTCGCTGGTCTACCTCGACACCTCGCGGGGGCGTCGGCGCCGCTGGTGTTCCAGCGAGGTGTGCGGCAACCGCGAGCGCGTCGCCCGGCACCGGCGGCGCGCGATCGGCGGGTCCGGCCGGGGGTGA